One window of the Brevundimonas goettingensis genome contains the following:
- a CDS encoding aromatic ring-hydroxylating oxygenase subunit alpha, with protein MTVVIEIPASRSDARREGSARLGQGFLWNSWYVAAVSGQLAAGELLPRQILGLRVLLGRTPTGEVWALNDRCPHRAVPLSAGRTVRGARGEDLIECPYHGWRFRTDGVCASVPANADPDFTVETIRVSAFRVVETHGLIWIWMTQDRAEPDHPPPVIPGIVGRKPLAVATIAYPVHVDHAILGLVDPAHGPYVHRQWWWRKPTRARVKSKAFVASPLGFTMVGHAPSESGRLYRLLGASPVTEIVFRLPGLRWEHLRLGARSVLALSAMTPVTDHETRMTQIVWSDFGALRFLAPLVRFAVHRFLQEDEVVITAQSRDLKDSPPFLWVGDADQQARWYVQLKREWLASRGEDRAFVNPVKARRLSWSS; from the coding sequence TTGACCGTCGTCATCGAGATTCCGGCCTCCCGAAGCGACGCCAGACGGGAAGGAAGCGCACGGCTCGGCCAGGGCTTTCTGTGGAACAGCTGGTATGTCGCGGCCGTGAGCGGCCAACTGGCGGCGGGAGAGCTGCTGCCGCGCCAGATTCTGGGCCTTCGGGTGTTGTTGGGGCGGACCCCGACCGGCGAGGTCTGGGCGCTCAACGACCGGTGCCCCCACAGGGCGGTTCCCCTGTCGGCGGGACGGACGGTTCGTGGCGCACGAGGCGAAGACCTGATTGAATGCCCCTACCATGGGTGGCGTTTCCGCACGGACGGGGTCTGCGCCTCGGTTCCCGCCAACGCTGACCCGGACTTCACCGTTGAGACGATCCGCGTGTCGGCTTTCCGGGTCGTGGAGACCCATGGGCTGATCTGGATCTGGATGACCCAGGACCGCGCGGAGCCCGACCATCCGCCGCCGGTCATTCCCGGGATCGTCGGTCGCAAGCCTCTGGCCGTGGCGACGATCGCCTATCCGGTCCATGTCGACCACGCCATCCTGGGCCTCGTCGACCCCGCCCACGGCCCCTACGTCCATCGTCAGTGGTGGTGGCGAAAGCCGACGCGCGCGCGGGTGAAATCGAAAGCCTTCGTCGCTTCGCCTCTGGGTTTCACTATGGTCGGCCATGCGCCGTCCGAAAGCGGGCGGCTCTATCGGCTTCTGGGAGCCTCGCCGGTCACTGAAATCGTCTTCCGCCTGCCCGGGCTGCGGTGGGAGCATCTGCGTCTGGGCGCCCGGTCAGTCCTCGCCCTGTCGGCCATGACGCCCGTGACGGATCATGAGACCCGAATGACCCAGATCGTCTGGTCGGATTTCGGAGCTTTGCGCTTCCTGGCGCCGCTGGTGCGGTTTGCGGTTCACCGCTTCCTTCAGGAAGACGAGGTGGTGATCACCGCCCAGAGCAGGGATCTGAAGGACAGCCCGCCGTTCCTGTGGGTGGGGGACGCCGATCAACAGGCGCGGTGGTACGTTCAGTTGAAGCGGGAATGGCTGGCCAGCCGAGGCGAGGATCGGGCGTTTGTGAACCCGGTGAAAGCCAGGCGACTGAGCTGGTCAAGCTGA